In one window of Prionailurus bengalensis isolate Pbe53 chromosome B3, Fcat_Pben_1.1_paternal_pri, whole genome shotgun sequence DNA:
- the TSPAN3 gene encoding tetraspanin-3 has protein sequence MGQCGITSSKTVLVFLNLIFWGAAGILCYVGAYVFITYDDYDHFFEDVYTLIPAVVIIAVGALLFIIGLIGCCATIRESRCGLATFVIILLLVFVTEVVVVVLGYIYRAKVENEVDRSIQKVYKTYNGTNPDAASRAIDYVQRQLHCCGIHNYSDWENTDWFKETKNQSVPLSCCRETASSCNGSLAHPSDLYAEGCEALVVKKLQEIMMHVIWAALAFAAIQLLGMLCACIVLCRRSRDPAYELLITGGTYA, from the exons GGGGCAGCTGGCATTTTATGCTATGTGGGAGCCTATGTCTTTATCACTTACGATGACTATGACCACTTCTTTGAAGATGTGTACACTCTCATCCCTGCTGTAGTGATCATAGCTGTAGGAGCCCTGCTTTTCATCATTGGGTTAATTGGCTGCTGTGCCACAATCCGAGAAAGCCGCTGCGGACTTGCCACA TTTGTCATCATCCTCCTTTTGGTTTTTGTCACAGAAGTTGTTGTAGTGGTTTTGGGATACATTTACAGAGCAAAG GTGGAAAATGAGGTTGACCGCAGCATTCAGAAAGTGTATAAGACCTACAATGGAACGAACCCTGATGCCGCTAGCCGGGCTATTGATTATGTTCAGAGACAG CTGCACTGTTGTGGAATTCACAACTATTCAGACTGGGAAAATACAGACTGgttcaaagaaaccaaaaaccagaGTGTCCCTCTTAGCTGCTGCAGAGAGACCGCCAGCAGCTGTAATGGCAGTCTGGCCCACCCCTCTGACCTCTATGCCGAG GGATGTGAAGCTCTAGTTGTGAAGAAGCTACAAGAAATCATGATGCATGTTATCTGGGCAGCACTGGCATTTGCAGCTATTCAG CTGCTGGGCATGCTGTGTGCATGCATCGTATTGTGCAGAAGGAGTAGAGATCCTGCTTATGAGCTCCTCATCACCGGTGGAACCTATGCATAG